The genomic stretch AACTCAATTGTTCAACAGTATTCCAcctacataaaaaaaaaagcaattcaTTTATAATAAGGTCTCATTGATTTAGGTGAAGCACGAGtgcacgtatgtataaatttttttccacagagTGTAAAAAAGTTAAGTATCACAACAAAGTTTGACATTCAGGAATCAAGGTGACTCAATTTACATAAGTATGCTCCACATATTATGCATTAAACTTTTCTTTTAAGAAATGTTGTTCTATACCTTGCTAAAATGATGGACGATCAGATTGAGagcatattttttcatgtcaATAGCCTGCATTCTATCCGCAGCTTCAAGAATTTGTATAACGTTTTCAAACGTAACATTCATTTCAAGATTTTGCTTGCAAAAGGCTTGCAGGCGATTATTTGTAAAGCCGTAAAATACTGGTGCAGTGAATAGGTATAGGGAGTCCTCAGGAGGCATTAAGACGTCTGCGTAATAAATATACCTGAGCAGGGAATCGAATGATTCTTTTGAAGGAATCATCTCTCCGATTTGGATCTGAAAATGGTATTTGTCACAAGTAAAGTACTACAATCAATAATAAGAGTGCCTAGTAATATACTTACGTTCACTATGTTGTCTTCAGGCATAAAAGATCGGAACATGCCTTCGAAATAACTGCATCTAGCGGCAAGGATAGCCTTGTGTGCTGGTATGGGTGTCCCATGCAACATCAGCATAATATCACAAAATTCGGTGCTCGCACTCTTTAAAAAGACCTCCATATCCTGCTCTAGAGTTGTTCCCAACACATGAATGTGTGCAAATTctattcaagaaaaataaaactatcaccatacaaaatgtaaaagTATCAAACAATAAGTAATGAATCTATCCTCTAAATAAGACACactttgttattgttattgtctTTACTCCAAAGTATTCATTAAACGAGCCCTTCTAACACCAAAATTTGGCAATATTAAATAAAGTACCTGtcgattcgtatgactttAGAAAGTTTTTAGCTTGCGGCATTTGCCTTCTTCTTATGATTTCTACCATTAAGGGTTGATCCAATGTTTCAAATTCCTGGCTCATCACTATTTGATTGTAGTTACTGTCCTTGACAACAAAACTCAAGCAGAATTCTTTAATAAAATACAACTTTAAAAGTGCTGCATTATGAAGTGCTTCAAGAACGTTTGCATGACTGATAGTAGCTTCAAGATATTGAACACAAAGTTGTTCTAATCTTTTCATGTGAAATTGAACAGCTAGTCGATAAACGTCCATCATTAGAAGTACGATTCTGTTGCTCAACGgatcttctatttttttcgtaGGATCTATTCGATCAGTGTATATGTAGTTCAACACCATTTCAAAGGCTTCCGGCACAGCATCCTTCAATTTGACTTCTAGCAACGGTAAATCTTTGAGCGGTAGATCGGTAATgcctaaaattttttcaagatgCTTTTCTCTCTGATCTTGGGCTTGTTTAATTCTAGCTCTTAACCACTGAGATCGTGCGGCTACCATAGCAATATGTGCTGGTATTTTCTCTTCGCTTTCTCCAACAATAAACTGGACGTCGCAGAACTGTTGACTGCTGAGCAATCTTCCAAAATCATCGTGCAGAGTACATTTAGgataagaagaaaattgaaacctGTACATCTCACCAGATCTCACATTGTTGTCTACAGTGCCTCCAAATATAAACATAGCTTCCCCAATTACTGCTGCAGCATGAAATAATCGTCCAGATGGTACTTGGCTGTCTGCCGATGATAAAATTACACTCCATGTCTGTGTATCCAGGTCGTAACAATGCAAATCATTGGGTAGGGTTGAATCTGCCGTTCCACCAAAGACATAAAGATGCCTGTCAAAACTGACCATTGTGTGACCATAACGGCGAGCTGGAGGAGGTGGAGCACCTCTCAATATATGCTCTGTGGATATTCGAGTCCACCTATTGAACATAATTTATATCACGCATTATGTCAAAAAATCCGAGTGCTtcttaattaaaaaagtcTTGTAATGAAAGTCTGCATTTTTGCATAATGAATCTGGATatttgtttgactaaaaaacTTTATTGATGTTGGTATGCCAATTTCACCGACCTTTTGTCTTTGAAGTGGAACTGAAACAAGCTGTTTGTAATTTTGGCTCCACTCTGACCACTGAAAACGAACATAGATTCACGAGCAACAGCTACAGGGAAATTGCAACACGTTGGTGGACAATCTCCAGATTGCGCAACTTCTTCCCAAACTCTCATATCTCCTGGCTATAAACCACAATGCTTTTATTTAATGAACTCTTacttttacataaaaaaatttactatctattaattgtaatttagTGTGAATGTAATTGACTTACAAGCAGCGATATGGTCCACATATCATTTAATCTAGCATTCCCATCGTACCCAGCGAATATCCAAAGCTTATTATCATACACTGCAGCACCATGGGCTGATCTGGGTACAGGTGTTCTACAGATTTGAAAGAGATACTATGAAAATAAGTATTATACATAGTTCGTAGTTTAGCAATAATATCCCAATGCCAGGTGcagacatatatatattcacatatatatatttattagaTATGAACAGTCTTGCTCTGGCCAATTACTTCATATCACAACTAGATGCTTGGACATAAACTTTCTGCTCTTCGAATACTCTGCAATTTGTTTATGATTTCAATAGATTCAAATAATGAGAGGAGCAGGTACCATAATTATTATGGAAAGCtccatatttttatcatcgttgTAGGAATGTTGATAAAGGTCACAATCAACTTACTTTCCAATAAACCGCCACTCAATCCATTGACCAGTCTTGAATTTATACTCAAATAAATCATTCTTGTTGGTTAAATTAGAATTTGAATGAATGTCTCCAGTGTATCCACCAAAAACGAACATAGAAACGTCATAAACTACGGCTGAGTGGTGATATCTTGGTGCTGGCGGAATCCCAGTGGAGAACGCCCTACCCCAAGATTTTTCTTTAACGTCAAACCGTAGCAAAtcattcaacattttctttcCGTTATCTCCTCCAAATACGTAAATAGCATCTTTATATGCTACTACCGTGTGCTTGCTTCGTCtgtgtagaaaaaataatagagaTGGATGTTGACTTATTTACCATTATAAGGGGATATTTTATTATGTTATCTGATGAAGATATccaaattttgtaaatgacTTTCATAAAGTAACGAAACACCTGTTTCTGGCAAACTTTTAGCACAATACTTGGACAGTTGACATCAATATAAGAAGCTGCACAAATGATTGACTGATACTCTTCTACAGAGGATCTCATTTAACTTTATTCAGAATCTTAAtatattgaaacaaattttttgtagGTGTATCTGCTCCATCAAATGTCATGAAGTATAGCATGTGTGAATTGAAACATTATCTCTAATGCATCAGTAAGTGGTTCAATTGCTGGATTAAAATAGGAAAGCAAACGGTGAAGAGCGATGTTATAACTTGACATAAATTGACATAACCTATAATGGATGAAATGgattgacgaaaatttatCGCACCTGGCTCCAACAAATTCATCACATTCTGGCATTTGTTGCCAACGGTGAACCGTTTCGAAAGGCCCAAAATCCAGGGTGAGACACTCGGCTGTCGCTGTGTTGTCCATTTCGGTTATGTCGGTAAAATTTCACCCGATTCTAAAGGAGCTTTACAACCtcaaattatttacatttccAATTACGTTAATTGTCCGATCAATAGTTGCATAACAAAATAAGTACTCACTTATCTTGGTATCCGATGAAAGCAGCGTTATATTGTGATTTTGCGAAACGTTACTCTACATCATTATTATGCGTTTGTCACATTTGTATGTCGAGTGTCAAAATCAGGTGGATGACCCTCTGTAGCCAATCAgaaattcgtattttttcaaccgcGAAATTCTGGCCATTCGGGGTTCTTGTTTATCAAATcgatatttcattcgtttcgaGCTTGCGTGTGATAGACAGAAGTGCGTGGGTTTCATTCATAATATTTCTATCCTCTCCCATTGGCAGGCGTTATTTTCTGCTATCACGATTTCTTTCAGTGCACACTGTCAGTAAGATAATATCCTATATATCATCTTAACTGTCAGTGATGAGATTATTGTAGTTATATTTGACAAATCAAAATCGAAATAGCCTCAGACCTATCTAAGTTTAGTCAATTCGGTAtcccttaattttttatcattactCTTGTGAATATTGGaagaatttgaattgaaaattatttggcaatgtttcattgaaattcaacGTTTCAAGTACTTTTATATCATGATTAGAAAATCGCGCAATTAGACCAGCTCTAATTGTTACACACCTAGAATCTTTCAATAAAAACATCATCTCAATATTATGTTCATGTGcacaattatatttttattcatgacATCTTTGTAATAACATAAagcgtataataaaaaatatgtatacctatatatgcaTTCACTAAAAAGTTATCTAtgatattttgtttcaattcagTCGTAGAGGTAATTAAATGATCAGAGATTTTAGTTGTAGACATGTTGAATTGATgaattaagagaaaaaagcTGGCAGGGAAAGTTCAAACTGCGTAACAAAATCCAACTGTCATAAGTAATTACTTCTTTTTATCAGAGTCATTGAAACTCTTAAAATATTACGAGATACCAACAAAATTATAACATTCTCTTAATAGGCTCGGTAACACCAAAAATAGTAAATTTCTTTGTGAAATTATACTGATCATTGGCACAACTAAATACgtataacaattcaattttgtatcaaaACTATATCAAATGTACAAGTTGTCTGTTGGGtagaaaaaagtatattttacaTTGTTATGAAGCCAAATTTAAATCAATCAAGGACCATTTGCTAGTTTCATCACCTCAGAAAAAGTAGAAACATGCttaaaaagaattaaaataaaatttttcagggaTGATTATTGACAATGTCATTAATATTCACATTGATAGTATTACACTATTTACCAGAAATATTCCGGAAGTAAGTGACTACAttataaatgaatatacaCAGGTATATAGTCAACTGAATACTATACAGGCTAATTATTAACATAAATTATCTACTAACGTTAACTTTATGTGAATACTAGACAATATATGTTACTAAAATATTAATAAGGCAGGCAGAGCCGACGTATTTGTATAACATCTAAGTCATTACTATATTTTAGTCCACCCATTTCAGAGTGAGATATTTTACTTGATCAAAGATAAATAAGGATAAACGAAGCACGGCTATTCATTAGTTTGTACAATTTAAATACAACAGGCAGTTATGTAGCTATTGAGTTagaatttaaataacaaacgtttgatttttaatcttcAACGGGATCGCTTAAATAATAGTTAGTTATTCATCAAATCTGTGATAAGATAGTTGTAACTATTTATCcaaattcttcaaacttttttaAACACTATGATGATTTACATTAACGTTTACTATCTTTTACCTCCCATCCGAACTTCTAGGCTTGTGCAGTTCTCGCCATAACTTTATAACtgtatatatttcaatttgtaatAAGAATTTTAACATAGCCCAAGTCTGTAATAGTCCAAGCCACTTAGGATAATCGTaactgaataataaatatgtttaaataaCTTTAGTTCATCACACTACGATCGGAATTGGATTTTATTCCCGCACTGTgctcattttttaattaatcaaaacCAGTTGTCGTTGGACGCTAAGcgccttgaaattttttatcaaaggACAGTTTTGTTTGCTCCTGTATGGTGATACGATGTTAAACTAGCATTCTTATTTCTACACAATTGGCATAGTATTTTGAAAgaaacattatttattcaactttttcaacTGCTTCCACAGGATTTTCGTATAATGCATATAATAGTTCAATCGGCTATAATTATAGTggtgtttcagatttttgcaattttatataaatagtatgtcatttttttactattcatTGAACAGGGGTATTTATTATGCTATACCCATTGATAATTTCTATTCGAATTACtatttgttttctctttcatttacTACTTATTTGCAATCCAGTGCAGTTCATCAGCTCTATTTTGTACTTTGCAAAAATATGTAGTAAGGACCATTGTTTTACATAGAATTTCGATTGCgagagatttaaaaaatgtagaagTTTCTCGAGATGATGAAAAGAAATGTGAATATCACTAAGTATCATTTAAAAATCCTTATTGTAGATATATAGAAGAGctaaatttattcattaatatttattaagaATGTGAGAATCATTGCATTGAAAAGGTTAATTAAATACTACAATCATAAATCACTGAATGATACTAATTGTctgtttcgaaaaataacctttacaaaaataatatctttAACGGTACCAAACcaataaatatacattaaaACTGATTAAATGAGTGTAAAATaggtaataatattaagaGTCAATCTGATCAGTTTCTCTTTGCAATACATTTATACGCGGATAAACGATGTTCGAGGGAAATATTCTTGGAAACGAACAGgtttaaattaaaaagaaGAGTTAATTCTTCGGTAAAAATGTTTGACGTGAAATGGCATCTGAGGATTTCAGATTCACGTTACTgagaaaagtttgttttttatgaTATTGAGGAGGAGATTTGAACGTAGGCATAAAGTTAAAATCACCGTTGTTATATgcacttgtaatttttttatttcagagttcgttggatataaaattttatttttcatcaaacttttttaccgaaggagtaatttttttaatcacataTTTGACAGATACAATTTCATATTCAAGAATTTCGCGTTCGAACATCACTCAAAAGCGCGTAATGTATATTGTTAAACGCAACGGGTATCGTTGGCTCTTCAAGGAAGTTTTTCCACCATATGCAGGAGGTCCCTAATATTGCAGTACACAGCGATAATCTGTGCCTGCCATTCTCATGTGATGTTTACCATCAcattaaatttgtaaatttctaGCAATTTTACagagttgaataaatttttcatttattgatTACATGGGCAATTACCAAGATATTAGTTAGTACAAAACCAGTGTTAGATTTATCGTAATCTCAGTCTCTGTAAAcatttttacataatttagGGGCACTTGCATTATTGTAACTAGCAACTCGAGGGACTGCAAATATGTGCACtggttaaaaattattttatctaATTATGACTAATTACCGGAGATGTAAGAATGATCCTACTTCTCGTTACAACGCTAACCATGGATGATTACGGATAGATTCTCGACTACGGTCTCCATAGTCATAAGTCACTTCAACACCACGTGGTACGTCATCTTTAGCCGTAAGGACTAAATGTGGTATAGATCCAACTTCTATCACACGTGCAATCAGATTACCATTACGAGAATGATTTACTAATCTGCCTAACTTATCTGATTCTGGTGTTGCATCCACACTgtaaacagaaaataatatgtTCGTTAGTTTCatacttgtaaaaaaaaacgtcaccgTTTGATGATAGATCATAGTAGCATAGCACATAGCATGTGAAACTGTATAATGGGAGGACTCGAGTTCAAATCTCTAGTTTGTCAAGCAAGACCTGAGCTGTAACTCGCAAAAAATGTAAGTTGGGTGACTCCGTTCAGACGCCGAATAGGCAAGTTGGGGTTTGAACTCGGTCCGGCTACACTCGCACAAGGTTTTCGGCAGTTTTCCTTATCCCTTGTGCGAATGCGGGTATTTCTATCGAACATCTTAAGTTGGCTGCAGCCGCACAATAATGGTTATCGATCCATCCCCTGCCTTGCCCTACACAAGTCACAATGTGGCTTCTGGGGACATACTCTATTGGGTACGGCGAGTGTAGGgaggaattattattattgttattagtatgaaaatagaaactTTTTTAGTATAGAGAagaaaatctcaaaaattatatgtaaATGGTCTTTTGGGTCTTTTCTACAACCAACTCACTTTGTTAATAATCAGAATGACGATATTATATACTTACCAATACTGTTGGTTACGGTGCTTGAAGTAGTACATGTAACATCCTGTACTGTGATCTCGAGCATATTCAGCTTCTCGTTTTTTAGCCATATTTTGATCAATCAGGTCACCGATATATTCTACCACAAAGTCACCTTTCCGAAATTCTCTCGTTGTAACAATTCCTCTGCCCTTACCAATGAACTCTTGTATTTTCAGTCCATCCTGCACCTGACATAGAACCTTATTTTCCATGTCCCTCTGTTGTTCTTCTAACACAGTTCTTTTACATTTACGAACACTTCTACGAACTGGGAAATAGTCTGTTAATTTGTGATTGGTTCTATTCGCAGTCATTTTTAGTAATCCTTGTCCATCGGTGTTGTTTGGATTGAGTTTTCTACGACCCTTTTTCAATGACTTTTTGGCAGGATTTTGTACATTGTCCAGCACAGTACTGGGAGACTCTCGATAGAATATCTTGCTCGTATTTGTATTATCACCAGCATTTGGTTTTTCAGAATCTTCAGAATCTGTTCTTGTCATATTGATCCGATGCGGAGTTGGAGGTCCATTGACTGGTACAGCAACTGGAGTTTCTATGGTAATATAAATTCAATAAGTCTTCCATTTATCAAACTTCAACACAGTTTTACTGTCAGATTAACAGTAGCACAAATCATGtattacaaagaaaaattgacgacACACCATCTGTCTTGAACAGCTGCTGATCAAACCCATTTTGTCGCCTTGGTGAACTCCTAGTGCATGAAAATTGATCTtctaaattatttaaaaactgtttcTGATTATCGGTGgtgtcaagttttttttgcCTGTGTCCTGATCGAAGATGAATATCCATTTTGTACATATGTATTCGTTTTATAGCTTCACAAGAATGACCTTGAGACAACTGAAAATATAAGAATAATTGGAATGAAAGActatatttacaatattttttagtaGAGATACATTCTTTGTTATCACAAGGAAGCTAGCTAGAATAGCAGgttgtattttcttttgtgaAAGCCCAGTAAACAAATCTCTGTTTTATATTATAAGTACTGCTTTTAT from Neodiprion virginianus isolate iyNeoVirg1 chromosome 3, iyNeoVirg1.1, whole genome shotgun sequence encodes the following:
- the LOC124300327 gene encoding histone-lysine N-methyltransferase PR-Set7, yielding MYKMDIHLRSGHRQKKLDTTDNQKQFLNNLEDQFSCTRSSPRRQNGFDQQLFKTDETPVAVPVNGPPTPHRINMTRTDSEDSEKPNAGDNTNTSKIFYRESPSTVLDNVQNPAKKSLKKGRRKLNPNNTDGQGLLKMTANRTNHKLTDYFPVRRSVRKCKRTVLEEQQRDMENKVLCQVQDGLKIQEFIGKGRGIVTTREFRKGDFVVEYIGDLIDQNMAKKREAEYARDHSTGCYMYYFKHRNQQYCVDATPESDKLGRLVNHSRNGNLIARVIEVGSIPHLVLTAKDDVPRGVEVTYDYGDRSRESIRNHPWLAL
- the LOC124300325 gene encoding leucine-zipper-like transcriptional regulator 1 isoform X1, which produces MDNTATAECLTLDFGPFETVHRWQQMPECDEFVGARRSKHTVVAYKDAIYVFGGDNGKKMLNDLLRFDVKEKSWGRAFSTGIPPAPRYHHSAVVYDVSMFVFGGYTGDIHSNSNLTNKNDLFEYKFKTGQWIEWRFIGKTPVPRSAHGAAVYDNKLWIFAGYDGNARLNDMWTISLLPGDMRVWEEVAQSGDCPPTCCNFPVAVARESMFVFSGQSGAKITNSLFQFHFKDKRWTRISTEHILRGAPPPPARRYGHTMVSFDRHLYVFGGTADSTLPNDLHCYDLDTQTWSVILSSADSQVPSGRLFHAAAVIGEAMFIFGGTVDNNVRSGEMYRFQFSSYPKCTLHDDFGRLLSSQQFCDVQFIVGESEEKIPAHIAMVAARSQWLRARIKQAQDQREKHLEKILGITDLPLKDLPLLEVKLKDAVPEAFEMVLNYIYTDRIDPTKKIEDPLSNRIVLLMMDVYRLAVQFHMKRLEQLCVQYLEATISHANVLEALHNAALLKLYFIKEFCLSFVVKDSNYNQIVMSQEFETLDQPLMVEIIRRRQMPQAKNFLKSYESTEFAHIHVLGTTLEQDMEVFLKSASTEFCDIMLMLHGTPIPAHKAILAARCSYFEGMFRSFMPEDNIVNIQIGEMIPSKESFDSLLRYIYYADVLMPPEDSLYLFTAPVFYGFTNNRLQAFCKQNLEMNVTFENVIQILEAADRMQAIDMKKYALNLIVHHFSKVARLPKLKQLSRELLLDIIEALADEKSEARMCQDMSSASLSSDC
- the LOC124300325 gene encoding leucine-zipper-like transcriptional regulator 1 isoform X2, with the translated sequence MDNTATAECLTLDFGPFETVHRWQQMPECDEFVGARRSKHTVVAYKDAIYVFGGDNGKKMLNDLLRFDVKEKSWGRAFSTGIPPAPRYHHSAVVYDVSMFVFGGYTGDIHSNSNLTNKNDLFEYKFKTGQWIEWRFIGKTPVPRSAHGAAVYDNKLWIFAGYDGNARLNDMWTISLLPGDMRVWEEVAQSGDCPPTCCNFPVAVARESMFVFSGQSGAKITNSLFQFHFKDKRWTRISTEHILRGAPPPPARRYGHTMVSFDRHLYVFGGTADSTLPNDLHCYDLDTQTWSVILSSADSQVPSGRLFHAAAVIGEAMFIFGGTVDNNVRSGEMYRFQFSSYPKCTLHDDFGRLLSSQQFCDVQFIVGESEEKIPAHIAMVAARSQWLRARIKQAQDQREKHLEKILGITDLPLKDLPLLEVKLKDAVPEAFEMVLNYIYTDRIDPTKKIEDPLSNRIVLLMMDVYRLAVQFHMKRLEQLCVQYLEATISHANVLEALHNAALLKLYFIKEFCLSFVVKDSNYNQIVMSQEFETLDQPLMVEIIRRRQMPQAKNFLKSYESTEFAHIHVLGTTLEQDMEVFLKSASTEFCDIMLMLHGTPIPAHKAILAARCSYFEGMFRSFMPEDNIVNIQIGEMIPSKESFDSLLRWHDCQN